ACTAGCTGGTCTTGGTAAATTAGGGTTGCTTTGTGGCGAATAAGCCAACATTTGTAGAGCATGAATGGCATTTCTTACCTAtcgaataagaaatttttcgtatcgttaaatccatcgtttttaatttttattcattgcaTAGGGTGATGAGACtcaattgttattattattattattattattattattattattattattattattattattattattattattattattatttttaacctACTTCGCAACTCAGAGTAGCAACGTCCTGATGCAACGTGGAAACTTGTGTATCCAATCTTTCCACGGAACCACGAATATGTTCCTCCATAGATTCTTGAGCGATTATTTGTGCTGTCCTTCCTCTCACTAGAACACCTCtgcctcttcttccttctctataCTCGTCTctgatatataaatgataagaaacgTGAGAAATGttcatgcatatatatctacgacACTctcacacacaaacacacgtatatatttcctcataaaaaaaactttaccTGAATTTAGCATGTCGTGGTGATGACGTATGCAATGGTGATTTATTCGGTGGCGAGAGGGGTGACGTTTCCCCTTCTTCAGGTACATTTTCATCATCCTCGCTAATCGACGGTAATGTTAACGATGGACCGTTCATGTCTGACTCCTGCTGATAATAAAACACTCATAAAAAAATCATGCATAACTtgcagataaaaagaatagaaaccTATCTtaaaatttcctttctttccccctctgtctctctctctctttctcctaacTTTGTCATCGAAAGTTTGCATATTGAAACAGCTTACCTCAGCTTCGTAACCTTCGCGTAAATTATACGTTAGATCGTGCTGTATATCATGTGCAAATTCGTGCTGATACTCGGGATAAAGACGGAGAACTTCAACCAGGCCTTGCATGTGTATACACTTTAGGTCGCAATAAGTCAAAGCTTTGACGTCGCAACTGGATTTCACAACAACATCAGAACCTCCAGATCCACCACCTCCAGTTCCTCCACCGTTGTTTCCATGCTGCAGATGAACATTTATATCGCAGCCTACTAAGTCACCCTTTCCTTGAATAAACccgattattttcattagttGTTTATACAAAAGAGAACGTTATTATTCGTGTTACATTGTTATATAGCATAGAACGTTGAACGTTCATTTTTTAACggaaagaacattttttttcttttagagatTAATAAAGAATGCATTTTGAGTTTTACCTAAAATCGCAACGACCATGCTATTTTGAACGACTTCCATAGAACCATTgcaaagataataaatataagagagagCATCCCCTTTGTGAATAAGAAACTCTCCGGGAGCGCAGAAGTTGCTTCTAATGTGTAGAGAAAGCAGTTTAAGACAACCTTGAGAAGCAGCTTCGAATATTGGTAAGCTTAAGATTTCTCTGTGCAAGTGCATCGAGACGTCTCCTCTAAGTTCTTCAGGGAATTGTTTCAGCGTCTGGAAagtgtttaatatatttaatatcgttgaCTCTCGATCGTTCTCATGAAATTTTCCTACCGAAATTATTATAGCGAGTTCAAAGTCTCGATAGAAAGTTTCGAATAACTATCTATCtcgttaatttatttcgttataagTCTGGTATATACGTAAGGTGATCGATAATATTACCTCGTGTATGTCAATGCCATGATTCAAAGACCACATCGTTTGAAAGTAATCTTGCATTCGTTGCTTCAATTCGTCGGGAATCTGATGAAGCACCAAAAAGTCCTTTAAATCTCGCAATTTCGTTTGATAGAGCGATCTTCTCGAATACATTCTTTGAATGATTGCCGTGACGTTACCAAAAACGACAGCATGCATCAGAGCTAAATTGAAAAGGatcgaaagaatttatatatacatatatatacatacatacatatgttttttatttttcgttcgataacaATGATTCGACGATAtgaattttaagaaaatttcaacTGACCACCGATTAGCATCGtgcaaatggaaaaaaatttttcggaAAATGTATTCGCCGAAACGTTTCCAAATCCAACGGAAGTCAAACTGCTACAGGTGAAGTATAATGCCGTGATATAGCTTTCCGTGTGCGTTACATTTTGCACGgaaatttttaaacgttcCGCGAGAGCATGTATCCAACCTAGAACATATGAGATCGATCATCGTTCGTTATCGTTTAGGTACTTATCTTTtatgctttctctcttataaGGTATTATACCCAGCTAGTTACACGACTTATGTTAGTAATCAGATCACAAATATTAATCGCGAATGAAATTGAATCATCAATTTTTATGATAGCCCCTATTATCGACAAAGTCGTTGGTAATCCGAGTAAGTTTTTAATCCCATGTTCTTCCTATCGATATCCTTCTTCTCGTCGTAGATTAAGTTTTAAACGTATTCTagaacgtttttattttattaatgtttcaCCCTATACTTTTTCTCTATGATATTCTAAGGTCGTTTTTTCAAGTTAAAAAGTTACAAAGGTAGCTTCTTGAATACCATCTATTTCACCTTACGGTATCCcctttattttgaaaaaaaaaagaaagaaaataaacttgAGGAATACGTTTACATAGGGTGTGAACTATATCGCCTTTGTTTGTTCAAGTTCACCTTTTCCCTTCTCTATCCTTAGAATCGTGTTCCCTTAGGTGCTAGTATGTACACGTGCAAACAATCTCTCATGAgataatttgaatttattttattaaaaagtttttcatTGAACGCACTCGAACGAACGTCGTTCGATTCATGGTCATTCAATTCaatggaaaaatgaaattttatgacATTTCATATGACCTTTGTAGAAACAGCGAAAgactttcctctttttctttctttataacaAGTAAGAACTTTCGAAGcgagaggaaagaaatttgttgcaggcaaaaaaaaaaaaaaaattgagaaattgTTTTCGctcttttaaagaaaatatttcgaaaaactTATGTAAacttatatttcattgattttagTTATGACATTAGATACAATTTCGTCGTTGAAaagatttattcgatataataatttattcgatataatgtagaaaaagaaaatacaattagTTTGACTTACCAAGGTCCCATTCCTTGTCGTTTCgtaatctttccttttcggCTATGACGAACCAAATACAGGCGAGCCAATGGGCGAccagaataaaaaataacatcaGCATTGTCAGGATAACAGCACTGTATTGCGAgtatctgtctatcttttgTAACAAACGAGCCAGCCTAAGTAATCTGGTCAATTTCACTAGATGAATATTACCGTGTCCTGATTCCTATGATAAAACGAGAAGATGCTATATTAAAATcgttattttgtaatattattaataatattaatgattcaAAAGAtagaatgaattaatttttaattagatttatcttttaatagaatatttcatatatatatatatatatatatatatatatatatatatatatatgtatgtatgtatgtatgtatataagtagtTTCTATAATGGATTGCAACCGAGCTAGTTCAAATGAATACAGATAACAGGTTAGAAGCGTATGCTATCGatcaagatatttattaaaggtAGGTAAATTACTGAAGATACGCTCGACGGATATTTGAAATTAGCATAGACCGCAAATCCGATGGGGTTGTAACAACGGACTGTGAAATTACCTCATCTGTCTGGTATTTCGTTATTAtccataaaataattatattctacttattaaaaaaaaaaaaagaaaaaaaaagaaaaagaaaaagaaaaaagaagggattACAGCGTGGAATTACACGCgaaattttaaaattttcttgtcgaagttttttaaacgaatcacATTCATTAATCTCTTCTATTTATACAACAATGAGAATTGAAATAACTATTGTTTGTcgatttttccattttaaGATCGCGATATTATCACTCGTGCTGAGGGAGacgagtaagaaaagaaaaaaaaaaaaatatcgtggTTTATATTACGAAGTAAACAAGAGATCATCACAGCtgttaaaaatgaaagtatcCTTCTCtaagtgtatatatgatattattgaACAATATCGATCGGAGATTGTATTTTCGTGTATTCGCAAAATAAGTGCATAGCTATGATTTACGATAAAAGCAAACACGTTAATCTTCGTTATTGCAAAGTCACGAAAGAAATGTTAGCTTAAGGCGGTTTCAATAAATTCCTGAATCGATGACCTTtccctcattttctttttctttttctttttcttttccttcttcttcctcctttttttctctatttcttcctctttttattttcaacgacTGAACCGTAAATCGAATTTTGATAAGgcaacaaaatgaaattttccgTACCGTTACTCGAGAGTATTCAAGATTATCGTGGATACGTCGTTGCGTTTGAATTTTATCTTGTAGTCGACGACAATGGATATAATTGCGAGTTCTCGCTCGAGTCTTCCGAACTTATAAAGAGTAGTGATTGAAGCATTCAATCGTAGGAAATGTCATTTGATGAATTTCCGGTTGCATACCGGCTCGTCGccagtagaaaaaaaagaagaagaaaatagaacttGACTAAACtgaatgaacgaagaaaagtcGGATGAACggatgaacgaatgaacgaacggacgaacaaacgaacgaagaaataaatcaatggatcagaaagaaatggatattgtattataatacgtTGTTCTTTGATAAACGAAAGCcttatatcattttctaaaaacgttttttatttttttactatcaCGAATTTTGATTTGATCGAATGATATACACATATCCcatattcgattcgatttagCAGCTTCGTGaacttttcaaacgtttcttcGAATTGGTCTCGTTATTCCtgagaaattataaaagaacgGGAATTCAcgagaaatatagaaagtagtagtaataatgtTCTATGCATTCAACACATCGTTGACTGATGAGATTCCAATTTCTGCATGCGAAATCTCGGCGTATTGATATCGATATCGTTTATGGGTCATAGATTCGTGATGAAATTTCTCTGGTCACGTATCTAACTTAAAAGGAATATTCTTCATTTCAAAAGCTCACGAAGATAAATTTCTCTATATTGAAACTATatgatacatacacacacacatatatatatatgtagattcCATCTCGTTTAAATTCTCATTTACAACGAAAACATAAAACTTTCGATGATGGATTTTCGACGAGCATTCGTCGTTTATTATGCCGCAGATTAATGCATTAACACAGCGTCTCTCAACTCCCTTTTTACGATCGTGCGGCTCGATAAATTTGTTTTCGATGATACCATCGATCAgatgtttataatatacaatttaaaaaaaatccaGTAAACTCGAGTCaccgtatattattttaaagatacgaCTATTACTGCAATATTCTCGCAAATATTCGTAAGAACATTTTACGAGAATCATCTCTAAATCTCTTGCAAATTAATTACTTTGCTCGTTTTGGTTAGGTAATCAGATAACAGGTAATATATAGCGatccattaaaaatttaatgccGCCCGATATTGACTTCCGGTTCACAGGTTGAGAAACGCTGCATTAACGCTGCATGGAATTTCATTAAAGAACGTTGTGCACATCACTTTCGGAAGAGATATAATACCTCCTTTAAATGCGTACAACGAGTGAgactattttttaatatcacagaatgaacaattattattcgatttgtATTATCGagtaaaaaactaaaaaaatgaaaactagaaaaatatattttgttttgtgaGTGATAATGAGATAAAGTTGTTATAACAAACAATGTACTAACCTCTCCACTGTAAACATCGGAAGCATAGAGAAAATCGAAGGGTAAAGCTGCTACGAGATCAATGAAAAACCAAGTCTTCATGTAGTTCACTGCGATACTCTTGCTATTGCTCACAACCTCGCCTTTTCTGTTGACGTATGTTGTTCGAAAATTCAAGACTATATCTATGGGgaggaaaaacaagaaaaaagaagaaatgaaatcgaacgaaaaaaagttttatcagAGAATAATGTTgcattatttcaaaaaaaaaaatatatatatataagtattgtCTTTcatgtatgaaaaaaagaaaaaaaaagcaaacaaacaaagaaagaaacaagatagaTCTAACGAGCAAAATTGTCACGTACTGAGATCGACGATTTTTGATTGACATCGAAAAAATTGaacatttctataataaagAGCAATTTGCATCTTCGAAATTGAAAAactaatatatacaattaaagtTTCCTGTCGCGTAAATTCATTCAACATCGCGTTAGTTCataacttttatttcgtttattattacgttcaGTAGTCACGTTGCATTTCGTTCAACGATTTCTATTGGTTTATTTTTGGAGATATGTTGAGGTATATAGATACGTTTCGTTAGTTAGCGTTAATCAGTTTActtcatgtatgtatatacgtgtaatgGGATTCACCAAGTTTATTTGTAACGTTGAAACTTGAGTAGTCATTAAGCATAGTAGCAAGTAAATCGTGCGATCGGACATTGGTCAAagcattctctttctctctctctctctctctctctctctctctctctctctctctctctctctctctctctctctctctctctctccctcgttgTCATGATGAGACGTTGTGCACTTTGCAAAGGAACTCTTCCAGCGTGAAGTAGAGAAATCCATTTAATCCCACTTACAAACAAGATTACATTGGGTCTAACTAATTTGCCTACtcaaatctctctctcactctctctctctctttctctctatctctgtttctgcTATTCGTATATTATAGATTGGTTGCTCGAAGTAGATCAACTAGTAAAGTTGCAAAGTTAACAATTTTGTAACTTGGAAGACGTTCGCTTTATACTGTTTGCTTTAACGCAGTTGATAGTTCATAGAAACTTTcctaatacaaataataatttggtGAACGTCTTTAACACGAAGTAGAGAGTGCTTCCAATGTTTGACGAAATTTATTCGTCGTACCTATGATCGTCGAGTTTGTAAAGTAAATAGGCGAAGTAAAATTGTATGATTGCAAGATATTACGAATCGTAAGTATCAATTCTAAAATCCTTCGATTATGAAGAATCATATTTCTCGAACGAGCAAATTTAAATAGCCATGATCCAATTCGTTTCTCGTTAATGATTATAACAAATGTTATGACCCTTATATCATAACAAAAGTGATATAATGATGTCGGATATAGCGATCTCTCGAATATCTAGAATATCGTGATCTAATAAAATAACCAACATTATTTCAGGTAATTAACGAGACGTTAGTATCTTATCTTACGACGATTAACGACTAACTATTACGAAACTTAAAAAGTCATGATCATAATCGATGtcataatcatttaatttgtAGTAATGACTATTTCCACCG
This window of the Vespula vulgaris chromosome 1, iyVesVulg1.1, whole genome shotgun sequence genome carries:
- the LOC127070045 gene encoding potassium voltage-gated channel subfamily H member 8 isoform X6, with the protein product MRTSVLEPSQNFLNNSNFVLGNAQVPTMYPIVYCSDGFCELTGFARAQIMQKGCACKFLYGSETKEEVKAMIDKSLESKTELKMEVVFYKKNGSPFDCLLDIVPIKNEKGDVVLFLASHKDITHTKNLQLCELHDSDANGNLDPEAPPANYGRRRSRAVLYQLSGHYKQDNKHKIKLNNTLLHSTAPPLPEYKTSAIKKSQFILSHYGGFKSCWDWLILLATFYVAIIVPYNASFINIDRPTMVSDVVVEALFIFDIVLNFRTTYVNRKGEVVSNSKSIAVNYMKTWFFIDLVAALPFDFLYASDVYSGEESGHGNIHLVKLTRLLRLARLLQKIDRYSQYSAVILTMLMLFFILVAHWLACIWFVIAEKERLRNDKEWDLGWIHALAERLKISVQNVTHTESYITALYFTCSSLTSVGFGNVSANTFSEKFFSICTMLIGALMHAVVFGNVTAIIQRMYSRRSLYQTKLRDLKDFLVLHQIPDELKQRMQDYFQTMWSLNHGIDIHETLKQFPEELRGDVSMHLHREILSLPIFEAASQGCLKLLSLHIRSNFCAPGEFLIHKGDALSYIYYLCNGSMEVVQNSMVVAILGKGDLVGCDINVHLQHGNNGGGTGGGGSGGSDVVVKSSCDVKALTYCDLKCIHMQGLVEVLRLYPEYQHEFAHDIQHDLTYNLREGYEAEQESDMNGPSLTLPSISEDDENVPEEGETSPLSPPNKSPLHTSSPRHAKFRDEYREGRRGRGVLVRGRTAQIIAQESMEEHIRGSVERLDTQVSTLHQDVATLSCEVRNAIHALQMLAYSPQSNPNLPRPASRGSGMLARSSSHPPDAICWNPPERLPEATTQTDWAVDMFEVWVRGNPDRVLMILGLEPDLLLRLQPSSPTQSPSSPPPPPYEPLSPLAGTPPQSPSQSQHNEICVFENDDENRHVSQTYQSSHATWDSENKSHRFSAGDADNVSLYQAFDALHQLPESRSLKFDPFDS